A region of Oscillatoria sp. FACHB-1406 DNA encodes the following proteins:
- a CDS encoding transposase — translation MIIEKLKQFRQQIYEDLGKARDALFELMDALVLTPKASSIAELSLCPVFRRRWSSIYESLKDSNLDFSKLQKHYIAQIPSNQQIVLVGDHTSWSRPDAVTLQERTYEHAGGGIGGGKPITVGQGYSSLAWIPEEKGSWALPLSHC, via the coding sequence ATGATTATCGAAAAACTCAAGCAATTTCGTCAACAAATCTACGAAGATTTGGGAAAGGCAAGGGATGCCCTGTTTGAACTGATGGATGCGCTTGTGCTGACTCCGAAGGCCTCATCGATAGCCGAACTGTCGCTGTGTCCAGTATTCCGCCGTCGCTGGAGTAGCATTTATGAATCCCTCAAAGATAGCAACCTCGACTTCTCCAAGCTGCAAAAGCACTACATCGCTCAAATTCCATCCAACCAACAAATCGTGCTAGTGGGAGACCATACCAGTTGGTCGCGCCCGGATGCTGTGACGCTACAAGAAAGAACTTACGAACACGCCGGAGGCGGAATTGGAGGAGGAAAACCGATAACCGTCGGCCAAGGCTATAGCAGTCTCGCTTGGATACCTGAAGAGAAAGGAAGCTGGGCATTACCTTTATCTCACTGCTAG